Proteins encoded in a region of the Pseudoruegeria sp. SHC-113 genome:
- a CDS encoding hydantoinase B/oxoprolinase family protein — protein MWQFWVDRGGTFTDIVARKPDGTLQTHKLLSENPERYKDAAVQGVRELMGLEAGAEIPQGAIRAVKMGTTVATNALLERKGERTVLFITKGLKDLLRIGYQNRPRLFDLNIQLPELLYEEAVEVEERLNADGSVELALDTQQVRTALCEAYGKGYRSIAVALMHSYRFPEHEKQIGAMAKQAGFTQISLSHAVSPLIKLVGRGDTAVVDAYLSPILRRYVDQVAAALGTDQGGCERLMFMQSNGGLTDARLFHGRDAILSGPAGGVVGMVRTAADLGLTKLIGFDMGGTSTDVCHFKGDYERSFETEVAGVRMRAPMMSIHTVAAGGGSILSYRDGRMQVGPESAGANPGPAAYRRGGPLTVTDCNVLLGKLQPDQFPSVFGPNGDLPLDVGVVRERFTALAADIGSDNSIEDLAEGFLRIAVENMANAIKQISVQRGYDVTKYTMNCFGGAGGQHACLVADALGMESIFIHPYAGVLSAFGMGLADIRAMREHQFQGDLNDPEAAAILDRLAEEAKAEVCAQGVSSADIATTQTVHIRPADAQRSLEVPFSAPDAMQAAFLAAHKQRFGFLPQTDQLIIDMLVIEAAGKTGEAVTLPDPQGTGAQPAQARLYTQGAWQDVPLVDRTTMALGQSVRGPAILTEPTGTNMIEDGWEATCEAGGNLLLRRIVPLQRAEAIGTTVDPVMLEVFNNLFMSIAEQMGATLANTAYSVNIKERYDFSCAIFDQNGDLVANAPHVPVHLGSMSESVRTILDQNAGSIRPGDVYMMNNPFNGGTHLPDVTVITPVFDEAGEKIIYTVASRGHHADIGGKTPGSAPPDSKTIGEEGVLIDNFQLVKEGVLQEAAARALLASGPFPCRNINQNMADLAAQIAANETGAAELRKITAQFGVEGVHAYMGHVQDNAEESVRRVLDVLRNSAFTYPLDDGAQIAVKITVDQASRSATLDFTGTSPQSPLNYNAPLAICRAVVLYVFRTLVGSDIPMNEGCMKPLNLIVPEGSMINPKAPAAVISGNTEVSQAIADTLYGALGVIAGSQGTMNNFVYGNDRFQNYETICGGTGAGPDFDGTSAVHSHMTNTRMTDPEVLETRFPVRVEEFSIRKGSGGQGRHTGGDGIVRKLTFLEEMTVTVLSSHRVCPPFGCNGGLPGKTGSNAILRTTGAHVQLSGNDQATLDVGDTFIMETPGGGGFG, from the coding sequence ATGTGGCAGTTTTGGGTCGATCGTGGCGGCACCTTTACCGATATCGTGGCACGCAAACCTGACGGCACCTTGCAAACGCATAAGCTGCTGTCGGAGAACCCCGAACGCTACAAGGACGCCGCCGTGCAGGGGGTGCGCGAGTTGATGGGACTTGAGGCGGGGGCCGAGATTCCGCAAGGCGCGATCAGGGCCGTGAAGATGGGCACAACAGTGGCCACGAACGCGCTGCTTGAACGCAAGGGCGAGCGCACTGTTCTGTTCATCACCAAGGGCCTGAAGGATCTGCTGCGGATCGGCTACCAGAACCGCCCGCGCCTGTTCGATCTGAACATCCAGCTCCCGGAGCTTCTCTATGAAGAAGCAGTGGAAGTGGAAGAGCGCCTGAACGCGGATGGCAGCGTCGAGCTGGCGCTGGACACGCAGCAGGTGCGCACCGCCTTGTGCGAGGCTTATGGCAAGGGCTACCGCTCCATCGCCGTGGCGCTGATGCACAGCTACCGCTTTCCCGAGCACGAAAAACAGATCGGGGCGATGGCCAAACAGGCGGGCTTTACCCAGATCTCGCTCAGCCACGCCGTCAGCCCGCTGATCAAACTCGTCGGGCGCGGGGATACGGCGGTGGTGGATGCCTATCTCTCCCCGATCCTGCGCCGCTACGTGGATCAGGTCGCCGCGGCCTTGGGAACGGATCAGGGCGGGTGCGAGCGGTTGATGTTCATGCAATCAAACGGCGGGCTGACGGACGCGCGCCTGTTCCACGGGCGCGACGCGATCCTCTCCGGCCCGGCAGGCGGCGTCGTGGGCATGGTGCGCACGGCGGCGGACTTGGGGCTGACCAAGCTCATCGGCTTTGACATGGGCGGCACCTCCACCGACGTTTGCCACTTCAAGGGCGACTACGAACGCTCGTTTGAGACCGAAGTTGCGGGCGTGCGGATGCGCGCGCCGATGATGTCGATCCACACGGTGGCAGCCGGTGGGGGGTCCATCCTCTCCTATCGTGACGGGCGCATGCAGGTCGGCCCGGAAAGCGCCGGTGCCAATCCCGGCCCCGCCGCCTATCGCCGGGGCGGGCCGCTGACAGTGACGGATTGCAACGTGCTTCTGGGCAAATTGCAGCCTGATCAGTTCCCCAGCGTCTTTGGTCCAAATGGCGACCTGCCGCTGGATGTCGGCGTGGTCCGCGAGAGGTTCACCGCGCTGGCCGCCGATATCGGCAGCGACAATTCCATCGAGGACCTGGCCGAGGGCTTCCTGCGGATCGCGGTGGAGAACATGGCCAATGCGATCAAGCAAATCAGCGTGCAGCGCGGCTATGATGTGACCAAATACACGATGAACTGTTTTGGCGGCGCGGGCGGGCAGCATGCCTGCCTAGTGGCGGATGCGCTGGGGATGGAAAGCATCTTCATCCACCCTTATGCGGGGGTTCTGTCGGCCTTTGGCATGGGGCTCGCAGACATCCGCGCGATGCGCGAGCATCAATTCCAGGGGGATCTGAACGACCCGGAGGCCGCCGCGATCCTTGACAGGCTGGCCGAGGAAGCCAAGGCCGAAGTCTGCGCGCAGGGCGTATCTTCGGCCGACATCGCCACGACGCAAACCGTGCACATCCGCCCGGCAGATGCGCAGCGCAGCCTCGAGGTGCCCTTTAGTGCCCCCGATGCCATGCAGGCCGCCTTCCTTGCCGCCCACAAACAACGCTTCGGCTTCCTGCCGCAAACCGACCAGTTGATCATCGACATGCTGGTGATCGAAGCCGCGGGCAAGACGGGCGAAGCCGTCACACTGCCTGACCCGCAAGGCACAGGCGCGCAGCCCGCTCAGGCCCGGCTCTACACGCAAGGCGCATGGCAGGATGTGCCGCTGGTGGACCGCACCACGATGGCCTTGGGGCAAAGCGTCAGGGGTCCCGCGATCCTGACCGAACCCACCGGCACCAATATGATCGAGGACGGCTGGGAAGCGACCTGCGAGGCGGGCGGCAACCTCCTGCTGCGCCGGATCGTGCCGCTGCAACGGGCCGAGGCCATCGGCACCACCGTCGATCCGGTGATGCTCGAGGTGTTCAACAATCTCTTCATGTCCATTGCCGAGCAGATGGGCGCGACGCTCGCCAACACCGCCTATTCGGTGAACATCAAGGAGCGCTATGATTTCTCCTGCGCGATCTTCGATCAGAACGGCGATCTCGTGGCCAATGCCCCGCATGTGCCGGTGCATCTGGGCTCCATGTCGGAAAGCGTGCGGACGATACTGGATCAGAACGCAGGCAGCATCCGGCCGGGAGATGTTTACATGATGAACAACCCGTTTAACGGCGGCACCCACCTGCCGGATGTGACGGTGATCACCCCGGTGTTCGACGAGGCAGGCGAAAAGATTATCTACACCGTCGCCTCGCGCGGGCATCACGCGGACATCGGGGGCAAAACACCGGGCTCAGCTCCCCCGGACAGCAAGACGATCGGGGAGGAAGGCGTCCTGATCGACAACTTCCAGCTCGTGAAAGAAGGCGTTTTGCAGGAAGCCGCCGCTCGGGCCTTGCTGGCCTCCGGCCCCTTCCCCTGCCGCAACATCAATCAGAACATGGCCGATCTGGCCGCCCAGATTGCGGCAAATGAAACCGGCGCGGCGGAGTTGCGCAAGATAACCGCGCAATTCGGCGTGGAGGGTGTGCACGCCTATATGGGCCATGTTCAGGACAACGCCGAGGAAAGCGTGCGCCGGGTGCTCGACGTGCTGCGAAACAGCGCCTTCACATATCCGCTGGACGACGGCGCGCAGATCGCGGTCAAGATCACTGTGGATCAAGCAAGCCGGAGCGCGACGCTGGATTTCACCGGCACGTCGCCTCAATCGCCGCTGAACTACAACGCGCCGCTGGCGATCTGCCGGGCGGTCGTGCTCTATGTGTTCCGCACGCTTGTGGGCAGCGACATTCCGATGAACGAAGGCTGCATGAAACCGCTCAATCTGATCGTGCCGGAAGGCTCGATGATCAACCCGAAGGCCCCTGCGGCGGTGATCTCCGGCAACACCGAGGTCAGCCAGGCGATTGCGGATACGCTCTACGGCGCGCTCGGCGTCATCGCGGGCAGTCAGGGCACCATGAACAACTTCGTCTACGGCAACGACAGGTTCCAGAACTACGAAACGATCTGCGGGGGGACAGGCGCGGGCCCCGATTTCGATGGCACAAGCGCCGTCCACAGCCATATGACCAACACCCGAATGACGGACCCCGAAGTGCTGGAAACACGCTTCCCCGTGCGCGTGGAGGAATTCTCCATTCGCAAGGGCTCTGGTGGCCAGGGGCGGCACACCGGCGGTGATGGCATCGTCCGGAAGCTGACGTTCCTGGAGGAAATGACGGTCACGGTCCTGTCCTCCCACCGTGTTTGCCCGCCCTTTGGGTGCAACGGCGGCCTGCCGGGCAAGACGGGCTCAAACGCCATCCTGCGCACAACAGGGGCGCATGTGCAGCTCTCCGGCAACGATCAGGCCACGCTGGACGTTGGTGACACGTTCATCATGGAAACGCCGGGCGGGGGTGGCTTCGGCTGA